Proteins encoded by one window of Vitreimonas flagellata:
- the kduD gene encoding 2-dehydro-3-deoxy-D-gluconate 5-dehydrogenase KduD: MSANLFSLAGKTAIVTGGNVGLGQAIALALAEAGADIVSTSRRPAEETGAKVKALGRRFVSIEADLSSTAPIAGIVERTVSEFGKVDILVNNAGIIRRNDSVDFTEEDWDAVIDTNLKSAFFLAQAVGRHMISQGHGKIINIASMLSFQGGIRVPSYTASKSGLAGITKLLACEWAGKGVNVNAIAPGYMSTDNTEALRADPKRNAQILDRIPAGRWGESSDMGGAAVFLASAASDYVHGAIIPVDGGWLAR; encoded by the coding sequence ATGAGCGCCAACCTGTTCAGCCTCGCCGGCAAAACCGCGATCGTCACCGGCGGCAATGTTGGCCTCGGCCAAGCCATCGCGCTGGCGTTGGCGGAGGCTGGCGCCGACATCGTCTCCACAAGCCGCCGCCCGGCCGAGGAAACCGGCGCAAAGGTGAAAGCGCTCGGCCGCCGCTTCGTTTCGATCGAAGCCGATCTCTCCTCCACCGCGCCCATCGCCGGCATCGTCGAGCGCACGGTCTCCGAGTTCGGCAAAGTCGACATCCTTGTGAACAACGCCGGCATCATCCGCCGTAACGATTCCGTCGACTTCACGGAGGAAGATTGGGACGCGGTGATCGACACCAATCTCAAATCCGCGTTCTTCCTCGCGCAAGCCGTCGGCCGTCACATGATCAGCCAAGGCCACGGCAAGATCATCAACATCGCCTCGATGCTCTCCTTCCAAGGCGGCATCCGCGTGCCCTCGTACACGGCCAGCAAAAGCGGCCTCGCCGGCATCACCAAATTGCTCGCCTGCGAATGGGCCGGCAAAGGCGTGAACGTGAACGCGATCGCGCCCGGCTACATGAGCACCGACAACACCGAGGCGCTGCGCGCGGACCCAAAACGCAACGCACAAATCCTCGACCGCATCCCGGCCGGCCGCTGGGGTGAATCGAGCGACATGGGCGGTGCGGCTGTGTTCCTGGCCAGCGCCGCGTCAGATTACGTGCACGGCGCCATTATCCCGGTGGACGGGGGCTGGCTCGCGCGCTGA
- a CDS encoding sugar kinase translates to MTRFVCFGELLIRLSPPGRELLLQTPQLSTHYGGAEANVAISLARLGHDARMVSVVPDNALAQGALGELRRYGVDTSAVQNGAGRMGLYFMTAGAGQRPSDVLYDRAQSAFALAAPDAIDWKAALGGADWLHVSGVTPAVSANAAEAALRAVKAARSYGVKVSFDANFRAKLWEVRGDDPRPTLNALFAEADLMFANARDITLVTGDKCGSDDEAAKIAFARYPNLQRVAATERKIVSSDHHELCGLMFTRSGATRTKNNEITGIVDRIGGGDAFAAGLLHGLANGADDQNMLDFAVAAACLKHTIAGDFNLASEADVIFHLSASGSDVRR, encoded by the coding sequence GTGACCCGCTTCGTTTGTTTCGGCGAATTGCTTATTCGCCTGTCGCCGCCCGGCCGCGAATTGCTGCTGCAAACGCCGCAGCTCTCGACCCATTACGGCGGCGCCGAGGCCAATGTCGCGATTTCGCTCGCGCGGCTCGGTCATGATGCGCGCATGGTCAGCGTCGTGCCCGACAATGCACTCGCGCAAGGCGCACTCGGCGAACTCCGCCGCTACGGCGTCGACACAAGCGCCGTGCAAAATGGCGCGGGTCGTATGGGCCTCTACTTTATGACGGCCGGCGCCGGCCAACGTCCGTCCGATGTGCTTTACGATCGCGCGCAATCCGCATTCGCGCTCGCCGCACCCGATGCGATTGATTGGAAAGCCGCGCTCGGCGGCGCCGATTGGCTGCACGTTTCCGGCGTCACGCCCGCCGTCAGCGCCAACGCGGCGGAAGCCGCACTGCGCGCTGTGAAGGCCGCGCGTTCGTATGGCGTTAAAGTCTCGTTCGACGCCAATTTCCGCGCCAAGCTTTGGGAAGTGCGCGGCGACGATCCGCGCCCGACCTTGAATGCACTCTTCGCCGAAGCCGATCTCATGTTCGCCAACGCGCGCGACATCACGCTCGTCACCGGCGACAAATGTGGTAGCGACGATGAAGCCGCGAAAATCGCCTTCGCGCGCTATCCAAACTTGCAACGTGTCGCCGCCACGGAGCGCAAGATTGTCAGCTCCGATCACCATGAACTCTGCGGTCTGATGTTCACCCGCTCTGGCGCCACGCGCACAAAAAACAACGAAATCACCGGCATCGTCGATCGCATCGGCGGCGGCGACGCCTTTGCTGCTGGCCTGCTACACGGCCTCGCGAACGGCGCCGACGATCAAAACATGCTCGACTTTGCCGTCGCTGCCGCGTGCCTCAAGCACACCATTGCTGGCGATTTCAATCTCGCCAGCGAAGCCGACGTGATCTTCCACCTTTCCGCCTCAGGATCGGATGTGCGCCGATGA
- a CDS encoding agmatine deiminase family protein produces MTTIPAEWQPHKAIWTAWPSAADLWGEDLEPARAEVAAMIRALADGGKGDKMRVLAHGREAEATAKLALGQNAEIIPGAFGDIWFRDTGPIFTADGKALGFKFNGWGGKYQLPHDDEVGARVALLAGAGFKQHDFILEGGAIEMDGEGTLMTTRQCLLNPNRNSHWTEEGAEVALKKALGVTKILWLDEGLENDHTDGHIDNLARFVAPGKVVCQAPFGREDPNFEVLEEIAMSLAAMTDAAGRKLEVIRIPSPGIVVDEDDDPVPASHMNFLIGNSTVVVPIYSGSGDDAVNALAPLFPGRKVVGLSSHAILTGGGSFHCITQQEPA; encoded by the coding sequence ATGACGACGATTCCAGCCGAATGGCAGCCCCACAAAGCGATCTGGACGGCCTGGCCCTCCGCCGCCGATCTTTGGGGAGAAGATTTGGAGCCCGCACGCGCCGAGGTCGCGGCGATGATCCGCGCGCTCGCCGATGGCGGTAAGGGCGACAAGATGCGCGTGCTGGCGCATGGGCGCGAAGCGGAAGCGACGGCAAAGCTCGCGCTCGGCCAGAATGCGGAAATCATTCCGGGCGCGTTCGGCGACATCTGGTTTCGCGACACGGGGCCGATTTTCACGGCGGACGGCAAAGCGCTTGGCTTCAAGTTCAATGGCTGGGGCGGCAAGTATCAATTGCCGCACGACGATGAAGTCGGCGCGCGCGTGGCGTTGCTGGCCGGCGCGGGCTTCAAGCAGCACGACTTCATTCTGGAAGGCGGCGCCATCGAGATGGACGGCGAAGGCACGCTGATGACGACGCGCCAATGCCTGCTCAATCCGAACCGCAATTCGCACTGGACGGAGGAAGGCGCCGAGGTCGCGCTAAAGAAGGCGCTCGGTGTGACAAAAATATTGTGGCTCGATGAAGGTTTGGAGAACGACCACACCGACGGCCACATCGACAATCTCGCGCGCTTTGTTGCGCCGGGTAAGGTCGTGTGCCAAGCGCCGTTCGGGCGCGAAGACCCGAACTTCGAGGTGCTGGAAGAGATCGCGATGTCGTTGGCGGCGATGACGGACGCTGCGGGCCGCAAGCTTGAAGTGATCCGCATTCCGTCACCGGGCATTGTCGTCGATGAAGACGACGATCCGGTGCCGGCGAGCCATATGAATTTCCTGATCGGGAATTCGACAGTGGTGGTGCCGATCTATTCGGGCAGTGGCGACGACGCCGTGAACGCGCTCGCGCCGCTCTTCCCAGGCCGCAAAGTCGTGGGGCTTTCGTCGCACGCCATTCTCACCGGCGGCGGCTCGTTCCACTGCATCACGCAACAGGAGCCGGCATGA
- a CDS encoding LacI family DNA-binding transcriptional regulator, whose translation MADDDKTPPRRGLGGEKKPTINDVARLAGVSKKTVSRVINQSPFVKEETRENINRIIAEIGFSPDPQARGLAFRRSFLIGLVYDNPNPQYVVNMQLGMLDAMRGSGYELVVHPCNRGNPTFLADFRRFIERQKLSGVVLTPSVSEDDRVKTILDEVGCAYIRIASVPVDEPQHIIVSNDRQGGRAAARHLAELGHTRIGFISGPPSFRSSHERHGGFVEELKDRGLKLDEDNIIQGAYTFETGLSCGAELLKRSPRPTAIFAANDEMAAGVLHAIRRAGLTCPNDVSVVGFDDFQIASSVWPPLTTVRTPTREIGRMAAEKLIGFSEADEDETPAREAAPATSPALVVRDSTGPAPR comes from the coding sequence ATGGCTGATGACGATAAAACGCCCCCGCGACGCGGCCTGGGCGGGGAAAAGAAACCCACGATCAACGATGTCGCGCGCCTTGCCGGCGTCTCGAAGAAGACGGTCTCGCGCGTCATCAACCAATCGCCGTTCGTCAAAGAAGAGACGCGCGAGAACATCAACCGCATCATCGCTGAGATCGGTTTCTCGCCCGATCCGCAAGCGCGCGGCCTCGCCTTCCGCCGCTCGTTCCTGATCGGCCTCGTCTATGACAACCCGAACCCGCAATATGTCGTGAACATGCAGCTCGGCATGCTCGATGCGATGCGTGGCTCCGGCTACGAACTTGTCGTGCATCCGTGCAATCGAGGAAATCCCACGTTTCTCGCGGATTTTCGCCGCTTTATCGAACGCCAAAAACTCTCCGGCGTGGTGCTGACGCCATCCGTCTCGGAAGATGATCGCGTCAAAACTATCCTCGATGAAGTCGGCTGCGCCTATATCCGCATCGCCTCGGTGCCGGTGGACGAACCCCAGCACATCATCGTCTCGAACGACCGCCAAGGCGGCCGCGCCGCCGCGCGCCATCTGGCCGAACTCGGCCATACCCGTATTGGCTTCATCTCCGGCCCGCCCAGCTTCCGCTCCTCGCACGAACGCCACGGCGGCTTCGTCGAAGAGCTCAAGGATCGCGGCCTGAAGCTGGATGAGGACAACATCATCCAGGGCGCCTACACGTTCGAGACCGGCCTCTCCTGCGGCGCGGAATTGCTGAAGCGCTCGCCCCGCCCGACCGCCATCTTCGCCGCCAACGACGAAATGGCAGCCGGCGTGCTCCATGCCATCCGCCGCGCCGGGCTGACCTGCCCGAACGACGTCTCGGTGGTGGGTTTCGACGACTTCCAAATCGCCTCCTCCGTCTGGCCGCCGCTGACCACAGTGCGCACGCCCACCCGCGAAATCGGCCGCATGGCCGCCGAAAAGCTGATCGGCTTCTCCGAGGCCGACGAGGACGAGACCCCCGCCCGCGAAGCCGCCCCCGCCACTTCGCCCGCCCTGGTCGTCCGCGACTCCACCGGACCCGCACCACGCTGA
- the edd gene encoding phosphogluconate dehydratase has translation MAALNSTIAQVTERIAQRSAKRRRHYLDLIDAYDPTRPARVKLAEANQAHTSAGCAVQDKIQLLGGKWPSIGIVTAYNDMLSAHAPYERFPDVIRKAAREAGAVAQVAGGVPAMCDGVTQGFEGMELSLFSRDAIALSTAVSLSHATFDAALLLGICDKIVPGLLIGALRFPWLPAILVPSGPMPSGLPNKEKAARRQLFAEGKIGREELLKAEAESYHAPGTCTFYGTANSNQMMMEMMGLHMPSAAFVPPNNPLRDALTIAATKRAAEITGLGSDYRPIGRVVDEKAIVNAMIGLMATGGSTNHFIHLPAIALAAGIEINWDDFEELSHVTPLLARIYPNGSADVNHFHDAGGMAFLVRELLDAGLLHGDIVTVGGGSLAAYAQEPFLAGETLSWRDAPAVSGDESVLRGVRKPFSADGGLRLMAGGLGRACVKVSAVAEDKRVVEAPALVFDSQADVQAAFKRGDLDRDCVLVVCGQGPRANGMPELHKLMPLIGALQDRGFKVALVTDGRLSGASGKVLSAIHVTPEAAEGGPIAKVRDGDLIRVDGEAGALEVLAPADWRERAPSQLNLAANARGMGRELFALFRHNACSAERGGSAFPDYDPI, from the coding sequence ATGGCAGCGCTCAACAGCACAATCGCCCAAGTCACCGAACGCATCGCGCAACGCAGCGCGAAGCGGCGGCGGCATTATCTTGATCTGATCGATGCGTATGATCCGACCAGGCCGGCGCGGGTGAAATTGGCGGAAGCCAACCAGGCGCACACGTCGGCCGGATGCGCCGTGCAAGATAAAATCCAATTGCTCGGCGGCAAATGGCCGTCGATTGGGATCGTGACCGCGTACAACGACATGCTCTCGGCGCATGCGCCGTATGAGCGTTTTCCTGATGTGATCCGTAAAGCGGCCCGCGAAGCGGGCGCGGTGGCGCAAGTTGCCGGCGGGGTGCCGGCGATGTGCGATGGCGTCACGCAGGGCTTCGAGGGCATGGAGCTTTCACTGTTCTCGCGCGATGCAATCGCGCTGAGCACTGCGGTGTCGCTCTCACACGCGACGTTTGACGCGGCGCTGCTCTTGGGGATTTGCGACAAGATCGTGCCGGGCTTGCTGATCGGTGCGCTGCGCTTTCCGTGGTTGCCGGCGATCCTCGTGCCGTCCGGACCAATGCCATCCGGTTTGCCGAACAAGGAGAAGGCGGCGCGGCGTCAGCTATTTGCGGAAGGCAAGATTGGCCGCGAAGAATTGTTGAAAGCCGAGGCGGAGAGCTATCACGCGCCGGGCACGTGCACGTTCTACGGCACAGCCAACTCCAATCAGATGATGATGGAGATGATGGGCTTGCACATGCCCAGCGCTGCATTCGTGCCGCCGAACAATCCGTTGCGCGATGCGCTGACGATTGCGGCGACGAAGCGCGCGGCGGAGATCACGGGGCTTGGAAGCGATTATCGCCCGATCGGGCGCGTCGTGGACGAGAAGGCGATCGTCAACGCCATGATCGGCCTGATGGCGACAGGCGGGTCGACCAATCATTTCATCCATCTGCCGGCAATCGCGCTGGCGGCGGGCATCGAGATCAATTGGGACGATTTTGAGGAGCTGTCGCACGTCACACCGCTGCTGGCGCGCATCTATCCGAACGGCTCGGCCGACGTGAACCATTTCCACGATGCGGGTGGCATGGCGTTTCTGGTGCGCGAATTGCTCGATGCGGGCTTATTGCATGGCGATATCGTGACCGTGGGCGGCGGGAGTTTGGCTGCATACGCGCAAGAGCCATTCCTCGCTGGTGAAACGCTGAGCTGGCGCGATGCGCCGGCGGTGAGCGGCGATGAAAGCGTGTTACGCGGCGTGCGTAAGCCGTTCTCGGCTGATGGCGGTTTGCGCTTGATGGCGGGCGGCTTGGGGCGTGCGTGCGTGAAGGTGTCCGCGGTGGCGGAAGACAAGCGCGTGGTGGAAGCGCCGGCTTTGGTGTTCGATTCACAGGCGGACGTGCAGGCGGCTTTCAAGCGCGGCGATCTGGATCGCGATTGTGTGCTGGTGGTGTGTGGGCAAGGCCCGCGCGCCAATGGCATGCCGGAGCTGCACAAGCTGATGCCGCTGATCGGTGCGCTGCAGGACCGCGGCTTCAAGGTGGCGCTGGTGACGGACGGTCGCTTGTCGGGCGCCAGCGGCAAGGTGCTGTCGGCGATCCACGTGACGCCGGAAGCGGCGGAAGGCGGGCCGATCGCGAAAGTGCGCGACGGCGATCTGATCCGCGTGGATGGCGAGGCGGGCGCGCTTGAGGTGTTGGCGCCAGCGGATTGGCGCGAGCGAGCGCCGTCGCAGCTCAATCTCGCCGCCAATGCGCGCGGCATGGGGCGTGAGCTGTTCGCGCTCTTCCGTCATAACGCATGCTCGGCAGAGCGCGGCGGCTCAGCGTTTCCGGACTACGATCCGATCTAA
- a CDS encoding RpiB/LacA/LacB family sugar-phosphate isomerase: MKIALIIENSQAAKSSIVHDALKSVAEPLGHQVHHYGMYTAEDKASLTYVMNGLLAGILINSKAADFVVTGCGTGMGTMLAANSMPGVFCGLIIDPTDAFLFGQINDGNAIAMPYAKGFGWAAELNLQDCYRKLFDGERGLGYPKERAQIMAKNRGILKEVKAASCKDMLTVLKSVDQELLKSAIAGERFEELFFANAQDTAIADYLRRVRAS; the protein is encoded by the coding sequence ATGAAAATCGCGCTCATCATCGAAAACAGCCAAGCCGCCAAAAGCAGCATCGTGCACGACGCGCTGAAATCGGTCGCTGAGCCGCTCGGCCACCAAGTCCATCACTACGGAATGTACACCGCCGAGGACAAAGCCTCGCTCACCTACGTGATGAACGGCTTGCTCGCCGGCATCCTCATCAATTCAAAGGCCGCCGACTTCGTCGTCACCGGCTGCGGCACTGGTATGGGCACGATGCTCGCGGCCAATTCCATGCCGGGCGTGTTCTGCGGTCTCATCATTGACCCGACCGACGCGTTCCTGTTTGGCCAAATCAATGACGGCAACGCCATCGCCATGCCGTACGCCAAAGGCTTCGGCTGGGCCGCCGAACTCAATCTGCAAGATTGCTATCGCAAGCTCTTCGACGGCGAGCGCGGCCTCGGCTACCCGAAAGAGCGCGCGCAGATCATGGCGAAGAACCGCGGCATCCTGAAAGAGGTGAAAGCCGCGTCGTGCAAGGACATGCTGACGGTGCTGAAGTCGGTTGACCAAGAGCTGCTGAAGTCAGCGATTGCCGGCGAGCGCTTCGAAGAACTCTTCTTCGCCAATGCGCAAGACACGGCCATCGCCGATTATTTGCGCCGCGTGCGCGCTTCGTAA
- a CDS encoding 2-hydroxychromene-2-carboxylate isomerase, with product MSTPVIQFWFEFASTYSYPAAMRIEAAAKARGVVVEWRPFLLGPVFASQGWQDSPFNIYPTKGKYMVRDLERTCAALDLPFTMPNPFPQNGLLCARIAAALEGPLRARFAQAVYQLEFGEGRTISDPLTAAEALRRAGLDAAMVELAQSDDVKTALRVSTEEAQALGIFGAPTFVTADKELFWGNDRLEAALDWAVQGHL from the coding sequence ATGAGCACGCCTGTGATCCAATTCTGGTTCGAGTTCGCCTCAACCTATTCCTATCCTGCGGCGATGCGCATCGAGGCGGCGGCGAAGGCGCGCGGCGTTGTCGTGGAATGGCGCCCGTTCTTGCTGGGGCCGGTGTTCGCCTCGCAGGGTTGGCAGGACTCGCCGTTCAACATCTACCCGACCAAGGGCAAATACATGGTGCGTGATTTGGAACGCACCTGCGCTGCGCTCGATCTGCCGTTCACGATGCCGAATCCGTTCCCACAGAACGGCTTGCTCTGCGCGCGCATCGCGGCGGCGTTAGAGGGCCCGCTGCGCGCGCGCTTTGCGCAGGCGGTCTATCAACTTGAATTCGGCGAAGGCCGCACCATTTCGGACCCGTTGACGGCAGCAGAAGCGCTCCGCCGCGCCGGGCTCGACGCGGCGATGGTGGAATTGGCGCAGAGCGATGACGTGAAAACGGCTTTGCGTGTGTCTACCGAAGAAGCGCAGGCGCTCGGCATATTCGGCGCGCCAACGTTCGTGACCGCCGACAAGGAATTGTTCTGGGGCAATGACCGCTTGGAAGCCGCGCTCGATTGGGCGGTTCAGGGACATCTCTAA
- the zwf gene encoding glucose-6-phosphate dehydrogenase codes for MAEFIPVPPFDLVVFGATGDLSLRKLFPALLHRFLDGQIPAQSRIIGVARSDLDTESFRNMVRESRGKFSPNACVDEGKCEDFVRHVEYARVDASAPAEQWAALKDLLANGNGNVRIFYLSTAPSLFVTIAERLQETGLATANSRIVLEKPIGRDLASSRAINDGVGRVFDEQRTFRIDHYLGKETVQNLLVLRFANMMVEPVWSREHIDHVQITVAEELGVEGRADYYDKSGALRDMVQNHLLQLLCLVALESPNSMDADAIRTEKLKVLSALRRIGPMDVAGKTVRGQYRAGLVDGKPAPAYADEVGKPSRTETFVAIKAQVDNWRWAGVPFYLRTGKRMSARRSEIVVQFKDTPVPIFGANAGVPNRLVLRIQPDEGVRLWLNMKEPGPGGLRIKAAPLDLTFEDAFGVRYPDAYERLLMDVVRGNLALFMRRDEVDAAWKWADELLAAWDANGAEPYPYAAGSNGPTQSALLMDRDGRAWWDPD; via the coding sequence ATGGCAGAGTTCATCCCCGTCCCCCCGTTCGATCTGGTCGTTTTCGGCGCCACGGGCGATCTCTCGCTGCGAAAACTCTTTCCGGCTTTGTTGCACCGGTTCCTGGACGGGCAGATCCCGGCGCAATCGCGGATTATCGGCGTGGCGCGATCTGACCTCGACACCGAGAGCTTCCGCAACATGGTGCGCGAGAGCCGGGGCAAGTTCTCACCGAACGCGTGTGTGGATGAGGGCAAGTGCGAGGATTTCGTCCGGCACGTGGAATACGCGCGCGTCGATGCGAGCGCGCCGGCGGAGCAATGGGCGGCGCTGAAGGATTTGCTGGCGAACGGCAATGGCAATGTCCGCATCTTCTATCTCTCCACCGCGCCGTCGCTGTTTGTGACCATTGCTGAACGACTGCAGGAGACAGGCTTAGCGACGGCCAATTCGCGCATCGTGCTGGAAAAGCCGATCGGCCGCGATTTGGCGTCGTCACGCGCGATCAATGACGGCGTGGGCCGCGTGTTCGATGAACAGCGCACGTTCCGCATCGACCATTACCTCGGCAAGGAGACGGTGCAGAATCTGCTCGTGTTGCGCTTCGCCAATATGATGGTGGAGCCTGTGTGGTCGCGTGAGCACATCGATCACGTGCAGATCACGGTGGCGGAAGAACTCGGCGTCGAAGGTCGCGCGGACTATTACGATAAGTCCGGCGCGCTGCGCGACATGGTGCAGAACCATTTGCTGCAGCTTCTGTGCTTGGTGGCGCTGGAATCGCCGAACTCGATGGATGCGGATGCAATCCGCACCGAGAAGCTGAAGGTGCTTTCGGCGTTGCGCCGTATTGGGCCTATGGATGTCGCGGGCAAAACAGTGCGCGGCCAATATCGCGCTGGCTTGGTGGATGGGAAGCCTGCGCCGGCGTACGCGGATGAAGTCGGCAAGCCGTCGCGTACCGAGACGTTCGTGGCGATCAAGGCGCAGGTGGACAATTGGCGCTGGGCTGGCGTGCCATTCTATCTGCGCACCGGCAAACGCATGAGTGCACGCCGTTCCGAGATCGTGGTGCAGTTCAAGGATACGCCGGTGCCGATCTTTGGCGCGAATGCGGGCGTGCCGAATAGGCTCGTGTTGCGCATCCAGCCGGATGAAGGCGTGCGTCTGTGGCTCAATATGAAGGAGCCGGGGCCGGGGGGTTTGCGCATTAAGGCGGCGCCCCTTGATCTGACGTTCGAGGATGCCTTCGGCGTGCGTTACCCGGATGCGTATGAGCGGCTGCTGATGGATGTGGTGCGCGGCAATCTCGCACTCTTCATGCGCCGCGATGAAGTCGACGCGGCCTGGAAATGGGCGGATGAATTGTTGGCGGCGTGGGACGCGAACGGCGCGGAGCCCTATCCGTACGCTGCGGGTTCCAATGGGCCAACGCAATCGGCGCTGCTGATGGATCGCGACGGCCGCGCGTGGTGGGATCCGGATTGA
- a CDS encoding ArnT family glycosyltransferase, producing MTPFQAAFDRASLAFAAVLIAMTAIRINLLFLNPVGLGVDEAQYWAWSRSIEWGYFTKPPMIAWVIGATTAIFGDVEWAVRLGAPLAHAIAATALYLLGRSTHGAWPGFWAGFSWLMLPGVFFSSSLISTDALLLPLWSVALFAMWRLMNTRAMIWAIVVGVFVGLGVLAKYAMLYFIVCTALAALWLEPMRQALAQGRAWVAGLIAAVIVAPNVYWNVQNGFATARHTASNASLNLDDMFHFDELFEFIFGQAAVLGPLIFFALIWLIWRTIRRSDTNSVEDKFLFAYILPPFVFISIIAFISRSNANWAAVAYPAIVVWLTGVLFATRNGRVVLFNAIAINMALGIFVAGIFAFNPAQATQFKNIRNALGWSETAAAIAERASVAPGEPPFTAIMVDDRDLYFELNYHWRDLRRDGVPLPPLRMWLLHGEAENSAEQRDPMRPEEGARVLVVHQRAAYIPFVAGDFTVFRTVEHLSVPLGGGRNRDLEISVGEGFAPVVRDEAFRERVMRRDDD from the coding sequence ATGACGCCGTTCCAGGCCGCCTTCGACCGCGCGAGCCTCGCCTTCGCAGCCGTGCTGATCGCGATGACCGCGATCCGTATCAATCTGCTCTTTCTGAACCCCGTCGGCCTGGGCGTCGACGAAGCGCAATATTGGGCGTGGTCGCGCAGCATCGAGTGGGGCTATTTCACCAAGCCGCCGATGATCGCCTGGGTGATCGGCGCGACGACCGCGATTTTCGGCGACGTCGAATGGGCCGTTCGCCTTGGCGCGCCGCTCGCACACGCCATCGCCGCCACCGCGCTCTATCTGCTCGGCCGCTCGACGCATGGCGCGTGGCCCGGCTTCTGGGCCGGCTTCAGCTGGCTGATGCTGCCTGGCGTCTTCTTCTCGTCGAGTCTCATCTCAACCGACGCATTGCTCCTGCCGCTGTGGAGCGTTGCACTCTTCGCGATGTGGCGCTTGATGAACACGCGCGCGATGATCTGGGCGATCGTGGTCGGCGTGTTCGTCGGCCTCGGCGTGCTCGCGAAATACGCGATGCTCTATTTCATAGTCTGCACCGCGCTCGCAGCACTTTGGCTCGAGCCGATGCGCCAAGCTTTGGCGCAAGGCCGCGCCTGGGTCGCGGGCCTGATCGCCGCTGTGATCGTGGCGCCGAATGTCTATTGGAACGTGCAGAACGGCTTCGCCACCGCGCGCCACACCGCGTCGAACGCGAGCCTCAACCTCGACGATATGTTCCATTTCGACGAGCTGTTCGAGTTCATCTTCGGCCAAGCGGCCGTGCTCGGCCCGCTCATCTTCTTTGCTCTGATCTGGCTGATCTGGCGCACCATTCGGCGTAGCGACACCAATTCGGTCGAAGACAAATTCCTCTTCGCCTACATCCTGCCACCCTTCGTCTTCATCTCGATCATCGCTTTCATCTCGCGCTCGAATGCAAACTGGGCGGCTGTGGCGTATCCCGCGATCGTGGTGTGGCTGACGGGCGTTCTCTTCGCCACGCGCAACGGCCGCGTCGTGCTCTTCAACGCGATCGCCATCAATATGGCGCTTGGCATTTTTGTGGCCGGCATATTTGCGTTCAACCCGGCGCAAGCCACGCAATTCAAGAACATCCGCAATGCGCTCGGCTGGTCGGAAACCGCAGCGGCAATCGCCGAACGCGCCAGCGTCGCGCCGGGCGAGCCGCCCTTCACCGCCATCATGGTCGATGACCGCGATCTCTATTTCGAGCTGAATTATCATTGGCGTGATCTACGCCGCGACGGCGTGCCGCTGCCGCCGCTGCGCATGTGGCTGCTGCACGGTGAAGCTGAAAACTCCGCCGAACAGCGCGACCCGATGCGACCGGAAGAAGGCGCGCGCGTGCTCGTCGTGCACCAACGCGCCGCGTACATTCCCTTCGTGGCTGGCGATTTCACCGTGTTCCGCACGGTGGAGCATCTCTCCGTGCCGCTTGGCGGCGGGCGCAATCGCGATCTTGAAATCTCGGTCGGCGAGGGCTTTGCGCCCGTGGTGCGCGACGAAGCGTTCCGCGAACGCGTGATGCGCCGCGACGACGATTAG
- the eda gene encoding bifunctional 4-hydroxy-2-oxoglutarate aldolase/2-dehydro-3-deoxy-phosphogluconate aldolase, translating into MSEKLTSAHVMSLTPVLPVVTIEDVGHAEPLARVLLASGINTIEITLRTPAALGAIRAVADAAPEMIVGAGTVLSEDDLKAAIDAGARYALSPGGTKKLMKAAEHASIPFIPGVATASETMRGLELGYTHFKFFPAEQLGGVAAIKGIGAPLPAARFCPTGSITLEKAPAYLALNNVLCVGGSWIAPNDKIKAGDWAAIEEAAKKAVALKR; encoded by the coding sequence ATGAGCGAGAAGCTGACGTCCGCCCACGTGATGTCGCTGACGCCGGTTCTGCCGGTGGTTACGATCGAGGATGTCGGCCATGCCGAACCGCTCGCGCGCGTTCTGCTCGCCAGCGGCATCAACACGATCGAGATCACGCTGCGCACGCCGGCGGCGCTCGGCGCCATTCGCGCGGTTGCGGACGCTGCGCCCGAGATGATCGTCGGCGCCGGCACAGTGCTCAGCGAAGATGATCTCAAGGCCGCGATCGATGCCGGCGCGCGCTACGCGCTCTCGCCCGGCGGCACCAAGAAATTGATGAAGGCGGCGGAGCACGCATCGATCCCGTTCATTCCCGGCGTCGCCACGGCCAGCGAAACCATGCGCGGCCTCGAACTCGGCTACACGCATTTCAAATTCTTCCCGGCCGAACAACTCGGCGGCGTCGCCGCCATCAAAGGCATCGGCGCGCCGCTGCCCGCCGCGCGCTTCTGCCCGACGGGTTCGATCACGCTCGAAAAAGCGCCAGCCTATCTCGCGCTCAACAATGTACTCTGCGTCGGCGGCTCGTGGATCGCGCCGAATGACAAGATCAAAGCCGGTGATTGGGCGGCGATCGAAGAGGCAGCAAAGAAAGCCGTGGCGCTAAAGCGCTAA